The Xyrauchen texanus isolate HMW12.3.18 chromosome 25, RBS_HiC_50CHRs, whole genome shotgun sequence genome includes the window GGCTAATTCAAAGTTAGTGCTAATTCTTAGCTttttcaaaaatatgaaatataaatcgGACTTGTACCATTGTAAAATTTAATAGAACAAACCAAGAAATACAGCAAGAATGAATGATAATGAGAAAAAGTGTAGTTTTAGGACCAACGTACTGTCTGTCAATAAAGCCACTATATGTAAACTTTTAAAGATTTACACTGAATCAAATTAACACACCTGTTCACTAAAATTTTATGGAAGTGAGAAAAATAATCGGCCACTTCACGAAAACATTCCACCATCATTATATTTACCATTTCTGTATGTACAGGCACAAAATTAGGAAATAACCCAATAAAGAAAAATTGAACATACTTTTTTGTACTTCTTATACTTTGCtttcttttttgctttcttgTCCTCCTTTTGTTGCTGTTGGGTGTTGTCTTCATCTACGAGAGGCTCATAAGATCTCTCCGGCTGAAAAGTGAAGTGCATATCTCTGGCCCTCTTCTCCTCCGGTTGACTGAGACTGTGCTCCGGAGCACCGGTGTCGACCTGCCGCCTGTAGCTGCAACTGACATCCTGTTGATTAGCGTTATCAAATAGACCAAGCCACGGGACACAGAGGAGAGACCTGGGCTTCATGTTTTTGTGTCCCCTGTTAGGACTTTCAGATTGCACACACACATCCCCTTGGAGCCTGTCAGGGGTTTGGCTGGACTCCAGCCCTCTTTGGAGCCCCACATAAAGGTCACACCAGAGGAGGGTCTGAAGGATTGGAGTAGGACAATAAAGTTTTCTTGTAGACATTTTATGGTCAGTCAATATTCAGTTCTATTAAAATTCTTTACTTTTTCTTTAAGCATTTCTAAAGTTTTCTGCATTTAACTAATTTGCATATTAACCCATATGTGATGTTCGGGTAATTTTAGACCAATTTAAAGAAAATGGTTTCCTTCATCTGAGTGGTACAaggcttggtgacttttcctactCTTATCTGCACACGCTACACAGATCTAGACTCAGTTTGATAATTCTAGGTGGTTTAATCAAACAATGTAAAACAGTGTAACACTCATCATGTCTGTGTCAAATGTGTCcagccataggaaatgaatgagTGAGACTAAAACACAGAGCAATTAttttacacccacacacaccgattgtgaggacatctcatagacttccattgttttcctatcaggctaattatattttctttcttgtttacCGTCACACAAACCTGTGTATcactaaataaataatgtaaagatCAACATCGTCTGACATgtttttcagtcttttttttttttacaagtataCAAaaaatgccccttttcacaatTTTACTATATTATTATGTAAAATAGTGTCAATAGTGATAACATTTGGtcctcacaagtatagacacatctgcacacacatacaaataaaaaaagtctgACCAAGAAAGTTTATGCTAGAATGTTGATGCTTGAAATAATTGATAACTGGCAAaatgcttttcttttctttgttacagcatggtcaggtttgactgtaaaCATACTGTTACATCATTGACATTTCAAATCTGACATTTAGaatctgacatttaaaaaaaaagaggtttgaaacttttttaaaattcgtaaaatatttttcctttataatgtgtaaatatatatccagtgtataaaaataaatatatttagaaatgttATTTGATACAAATTGGgtcaaatacaggtgaaactcgaaaaattagaatatcgtgcaaaagttcattaatgtcagcagtcttccccatgattgtgaattcaactgaaccagactgagagaccatttaaaggctcaggaaccctttgcaggtgtttagctgattagagtgtgacactttgagcctacaatactgaaccttttcacaatattctaattttctgagattctgaatttggggttttcataagctgtaagccataatcatcaaaattatatcaaataaaggcttgaaatatcttactttgcttgtaatgagtctatataatatattagtttcaccttttaagttgaattactgaaattaatgaacttttgcacgatattctaatttttcgagtttcacctgtatatcagcCAATGTGTGAAGCACTTAAGGCATCTACGTGGTTATAACTGTCAattcatttaattgtaatttttattccAGTAGACAACAGCAGAATCCCTCAAATgcatgacatttttatattttgtcaatCTTTCAATTAACCGAAATTAAGGTTTTTATTGAAGTGAAGGCAAGATATAATAAAAATggcttattttatatgaaaatgaatgcattacGGATTTATAAGGTGAAACAAATCACAAAAGTATGGCATAGCTTTGgtgtattactttagtaaagtCAGTGTTATTGCATTTCAATATGGGGGGTGGGTGTACAAATGATATGTCAGTCTCTACTTAATAATAATTAAGGGATAAAATGTGGACACACCCACTCAAAgcatattattactattttccacattattttagaataatagtaaaagtaaaagccATCAAAACTATGAGGTTACTTATTTGCAGTTTAACACTTATGTgaaaaaaaccaacaacaacaaagaaattcaaaataaataaatactgaattaaaaaaactaaTACTCTTTATTAAAATCATCTATGTGaagtatatatgtttttttaaatcggTTCAGCAAAATATCACACCGACATCTGCCAGTGCACGAGCACCCGCCTTTTTCTGTCCACGTGATCAATGACTGGCAGCCGTGATTTCACGGAAGTGAGGTTAGAAAGAAGTCGTGATTTGGACCTATGCTCGACTTGTTCGTAAGTTGTTAAAGTTTCTTGAATAACTGGAATAAGGGCTGGCgttttaaaatgattatatgATGGAGGTATAATTGTACACTTTTATACTGTATTCTTCACATTCACAATCTATGTATCCTTTTTAGTGCGCATTGGTTGACTACGTAGTCTACTTTAGCTGTAGTAACGACAATACATTACTCAAGATGATTTCATTTCTGATACTtgactaaatacattttcatttaatagcTTGTTACTAACTGGTTGACCATGTTTAGTAGAAAGTCTCTCTAACcgggttgtgttgtgttctgtatATCTTTCATTCATTCTCTCCATATTGTCATTCATTTCTGGAAACACTTTAAAATtagattactttttaattttttttaattgagtttACTACATTAGTTTAAATGGACTGacaatgtacagtacatttaaagAATGTATTCATATTGTTTCATGttaatttctttaaattaaaagtttaatTAGTTGcattattagttaatgcattatttatGAATTTACTACTAAcagttatatttttataaattaacattaaacaagattaataaatgctgtaatagtatatttttcattgtacttaatgcattaactaactaactaactaactaactaagtGTTACCTAatctcttgtagtgagaaaaaggtAAAGAAAGGGGTGGTATATTTCTTATAATGCATAGTTGCATAGTAAAGGCCAAACGTTTTTAAATTTGTttgtgtagtttaaaaaaaaaaaagaataaaaaggaTGTTGAAAATGCTTAAGATTGACAGTAAAAACACATTTGACAATTTCAAATGCTTTATTTTGAACTTGGTGTGTTTGTTACTCGAGTCTAGTAACAAACTATGTTTACTGTTACTGGCATGAGGGCAATTTTAGAAAGCGTCACCATAGCACCTTTCTTAGTAGTCTAATGCTTGTTACTGCATATGTTTTGCGATACTGGTTTTGTAAACCATATGTATGATGCAATACTGATTTTGTTAGGACTGGTGATTTTTCTCTCtcaccttgctcaaggacacaatgctgtGGGGAttaagcccactacaccaccaccattccagTGTCCTTTTGGCCttaaaatcacatgacataaAAATCATGCAATTAAATGAGAGTACATAGATATAGTCATATTTATCTGCTCATCAACATTTTGCTAAGACTTATTTAATATGCACAGCCCAAACAGCCCCCCCCAACAAAAGGCAGTTTTGTGACTTCAGGTCAAATAAAACTTTCTTTAAACCTCATTTTCCTccctttgtaaaaacaaaaacactagtGGATGCAAGAAATACATAACTTCCCCACCCTAACTGACCAGTTCCTCATTCTATTGCTGAATCTTGTAAATTGCAACATAAATGTTGACATTACACACCattaatagaaaaaaagaaatcccTCTGAAATCCGTACAGGTCTGCTGACTTGGGTATGACATTATTTAATTGTCTTGTGATTATGAGTCTTGAATATCTTGTAAAGTCTTGAATGGCATGTTCTCTGTATTATCTTGCTCTGGAACTAAATAAAGCCCTGCACTTGGAAGAATTTGTAATGCTTATATCTGCTAAAAGTCATTTTTGCCAGCTTTAAAGGGAtggttgaaaatgaaaaaaatatcattatatactcaccctcatgccatcccagcgtttatgactttctttcttctgcagaacacaaattggtccttacaatacaagtgactggtgaccagaactttgaagcttcagaaatcacataaatgtggcataaaagtaatccataagattacaGTTGTTAAATCTATGACTTCAGAATCTATATAAGTGAcagtgagaaacagctcaatatttaaaaactataaatctctgctttcacattcacattcttttattttgaaaatgaaagtagagatttatagtataaaaggacttaattattggTCTGTTTCATGCCCACACCTAtattattacttctgaagatatggattaatctgagtgtggcagggcagagggcggggccgggtcgtgatactacacacctggtcccataattagcctaatacgggaccaggtgtgtagtatcacgacccggccccgccctccgccctgccacactgagttttatggattacttttatgtggcctttgtgtgccttttggagcttcaaaggtatggtcaccattcacttgcattttaaggaccaacagagctgagattttcttctaaaaatctttgtttatgttcagcagaaaaaagaaagtcatacacatctgggatggcatgaggatgagtaaattatgagagatttctCATTcagggtgaacgatccctttaaggaGTACACTATGACATAGATAGTCTCAAAGCTCACAGACAGACTAAATGCCACAAAAgcccaattttatttatttggatctTTAAAGGGCAAAACTAATTAAAATTCCCCTAGAACGTTGTAACTGATTGTAACGTATTACCTAACAATTATTTTGGCATCTCTTCTAACAGAATGTTCTACATTGTTCAGTCTGTGAAAACCTGTCTTTCCTGCACCTGGTCTGTCCTGGACCAGTAATTGACAGTTATGACAAGCAATAGTAAATCCCCGCaaattattttagatttgttttactgtatataGCACCAGTGAGGTTAACACAGTAAAGTTATAAGTCTATGGTACTGTTCTGTAGTTTCTGGTTGATTAcatatcatcatatttttaatgtATGCAGGTCTAAGCTGCTGAACTCTCCAAGGACATCAATTTTAACAGAAATATGTGGATGGTTGTACTTACTTTTATAATTAGTTGTCCGGATTTAAGCACTCTATGGTACGTAAAGtgtgtttatgtgaatgtgtCCTCCACATGGCATTTGTTTATTGTcataacatatttataaaaagGCTTCTCTGTCATTCAAGGCCGAAATCACTAAATCAACACAgccatgtttattttaaaaagtgccAGTTCTATGTTGGACCCAATTGATTTGAAAAAGGATCTTCCCTCTCCTGTACCAAGGTAAAATCAAGACCAGCTTGGTCTGAGCATCCCAAACGATTTTAAGAACATGAACCCATCAAGAAAATACCTCAGTATTTGATTCAGCCTGGATTCAATGGATATGTCCATGTGTTATGCAATTTATAAATATCTCATATATTTGTAAGGTTCGGCAAGCAGATCGAGCGAAATTATCTGTCAAATGAAAGTGAAGCATCACTGACTGAACCAATTTCTTTCAACTTTGAAGACTTTGGCACTGATGAACGGTGAGAAACTCACACAGAGCTTATTAAAACATCATGTCTTTTCCATTGGTGTTGAGGTTGATTGGTGTTGCTGTTCTCTGCATAATAATTTTAGTCATTAAACATGTCTCTTTAAAGAAACCACAAGAACAACATACTTGACACAGCAGTCCATTCCAACTCAGCCATGGACTGTCAACAGGAGAACAGATCAAGACTGAAAGCAAAATATCAATGCTTTCACAATGGCCTGGCCAGTCATACACATTCCATATTACTGAACGACATGTACACAGAGCTTTACA containing:
- the si:dkey-126g1.9 gene encoding uncharacterized protein C1orf115 codes for the protein MKPRSLLCVPWLGLFDNANQQDVSCSYRRQVDTGAPEHSLSQPEEKRARDMHFTFQPERSYEPLVDEDNTQQQQKEDKKAKKKAKYKKYKKNVGKALRYSWKCLLLGLQNFTVGYSTPLSAAATIVPDFHSGEAWG